One window from the genome of Oryctolagus cuniculus chromosome 1, mOryCun1.1, whole genome shotgun sequence encodes:
- the SPTBN2 gene encoding spectrin beta chain, non-erythrocytic 2 isoform X4, whose translation MPRGHWLWRNHGIGTKVRVSTPRRASPDQEAVPTMSSTLSPTDFDSLEIQGQYSDINNRWDLPDTDWDNDSSSARLFERSRIKALADEREAVQKKTFTKWVNSHLARVTCRVGDLYSDLRDGRNLLRLLEVLSGETLPKPTKGRMRIHCLENVDKALQFLKEQKVHLENMGSHDIVDGNHRLTLGLVWTIILRFQIQDISVETEDSKEKKSAKDALLLWCQMKTAGYPNVNVHNFTTSWRDGLAFNAIVHKHRPDLLDFESLKKCNAHYNLQNAFNLAEKELGLTKLLDPEDVNVDQPDEKSIITYVATYYHYFSKMKALAVEGKRIGKVLDHAMEAERLVEKYESLASELLQWIEQMIVTLNDRQLANSLSGVQNQLQSFNSYRTVEKPPKFTEKGNLEVLLFTVQSKLRANNQKVYTPREGRLISDINKAWERLEKAEHERELALRTELIRQEKLEQLAARFDRKAAMRETWLSENQRLVSQDNFGLELAAVEAAVRKHEAIETDIVAYSGRVQAVDAVAAELAAERYHDIKRIAARQHNVARLWDFLREMVAARRERLLLNLELQKVFQDLLYLMDWMEEMKGRLQSQDLGKHLAGVEDLLQLHELVEADIAVQAERVRAVSASALRFCTPGKEYRPCDPQLVQERVATLEQSYEALCELAAARRARLQESRRLWRFLWEVGEAEAWVREQQHLLASAETGRDLTGVLRLLNKHAALRGEMSGRLGPLKLTLEQGQQLVAEGHPGAGQAAARAAELQAQWERLEALAEERAQRLSQAAGLYQFQADANDMEAWLVDALRLVSSPEVGHDEFSTQALARQHRALEEEIRGHRPTLDALKEQAAALPAALSRTPEVQGRVPALEQHYQELQARAGERARALEAALALYTMLSEAGACGLWVEEKEQWLNGLALPERLEDLEVVQQRFETLEPEMNALAARITAVNDIAGQLLAANPPGKDRIVSTQEQLNRRWQQFRALADGKKAALTSALSIQNYHLECTETRAWMREKTKVIESTQGLGNDLAGVLALQRKLAGTERDLEAIAARVGELTREANALAAGHPAQASAINARLAEVQTGWEDLRATMRRREESLGEARRLQDFLRSLDDFQAWLGRTQTAVASEEGPATLPEAEALLAQHAALRGEVERARGEYSRLRTLGEEVTRDQADPQCLFLRQRLEALGTGWEELGRMWESRQGRLAQAHGFQGFLRDARQAEGVLSSQEYVLSHAEMPGTLQAADAAIKKLEDFMSTMDASGERIRGLLEAGRQLVSEGNIHAEKIREKADSIEKRHRKNQEAAQQLLSRLRDNREQQRFLQDCHELKLWIDEKMLTAQDVSYDEARNLHTKWQKHQAFMAELAANKDWLDKVDKEGRELTLEKPELKALVSEKLADLHRRWDELETTTQAKARSLFDANRAELFAQSCSALESWLESLQAQLHSDDYGKDLTSVNILLKKQQMLEREMAVREKEVEAIQAQAKALAQEDQGAGEVERTSRAVEEKFKALCQPMRERCRRLQASREQHQFHRDVEDEILWVTERLPMASSMEHGKDLPSVQLLMKKNQTLQKEIQGHEPRIADLTERQRALGTAAAGPELAELQEMWTRLSRELELRRKRLEEALRAQQFYRDAAEAEAWMGEQELHMMGQEKAKDEPSAQAEVKKHQVLEQALADYAQTIHQLAASSQDMINQDHPESTRLSIRQAQVDKLYASLKELAGERRQRLQEHLRLCQLRRELDDLEQWIQEREVVAASHELGQDYEHVTMLRDKFREFSRDTSTIGQERVDSANTLANGLIAGGHAARATVAEWKDSLNEAWADLLELLDTRGQVLAAAYELQRFLHGARQALARVQHKQQQLPDGTGRDLNAAEALQRRHCAYEHDIQALSAQVQQVQDDGLRLQKAYAGDKAEEIGRHMQAVAEAWAQLQGSSAARRQLLLDTTDKFRFFKAVRELMLWMDGVNLQMDAQERPRDVSSADLVIKNQQGIKAEIEARADRFSSCIDMGQELLARSHYAAEEISEKLSQLQARRQETADKWQEKMDWLQLVLEVLMFGRDAGMAEAWLCSQEPLVRSAELGCTVDEVESLIKRHEAFQKSAVAWEERFSALEKLTALEEREKKRKQEEEERRKRPPAAEHPTGLPTESLGDGQTPADAAWDRAQPQPPAPTQAPSVNGVCTDAEASQPLLAQQRLEPGSFPVGPGAGAGDEVNGLQGEQQARPRGPAAPTLPQSRSSEAAQAATLPARGPELSAQEQMEGMLCRKQEMEAFGKKAANRSWQNVYCVLRRGSLGFYKDAKAAGAGVPYHGEVPVSLARAQGSVAFDYRKRKHVFKLGLQDGKEYLFQAKDEAEMSSWLRVVNAAIAAASSASGEPEEPAAPSGTRGMTRAMTMPPVSPAGAEGPVVLRGKDGREREREKRFSFFKKNK comes from the exons GATCAGGAAGCCGTCCCCACCATGAGCAGCACTCTGTCGCCCACAGACTTCGACAGCTTGGAGATCCAGGGCCAGTACAGTGACATCAACAACCGCTGGGACCTGCCCGACACCGACTGGGACAATGACAGCAGCTCCGCCCGCCTCTTTGAGAGGTCTCGGATTAAGGCGCTGGCAG ATGAGCGAGAAGCCGTGCAGAAGAAAACCTTCACCAAGTGGGTGAACTCGCACCTGGCCCGGGTGACGTGCCGGGTGGGAGACCTGTACAGCGACCTCCGGGATGGGCGCAACCTCCTGCGGCTCCTCGAGGTGCTCTCTGGGGAGACACTG CCGAAGCCCACCAAGGGCCGCATGCGGATCCACTGCCTGGAGAACGTGGACAAGGCGCTGCAGTTCCTGAAGGAGCAAAAGGTGCACTTGGAAAACATGGGCTCCCACGACATCGTCGACGGCAACCACCGCCTGACGCTCGGGCTGGTCTGGACCATCATCCTGCGCTTCCAG ATCCAGGACATCAGCGTGGAGACAGAGGACAGCAAGGAGAAGAAGTCAGCCAAGGACGCCCTGCTGCTGTGGTGCCAGATGAAGACCGCGGG GTACCCCAATGTCAACGTGCACAATTTCACCACGAGCTGGAGGGACGGGCTGGCCTTCAACGCTATCGTGCACAAACACCG gccagaCCTGCTGGATTTTGAGTCCCTGAAGAAGTGCAACGCACACTACAACCTGCAGAACGCTTTCAACCTGGCTGAGAAGGAGCTGGGGCTCACCAAGCTGCTGGATCCTGAAG ACGTGAACGTGGATCAGCCTGATGAGAAATCCATCATCACCTACGTGGCTACCTACTACCACTACTTCTCCAAGATGAAGGCCCTGGCTGTGGAAGGCAAAAGAATTGGCAAG GTGCTGGACCACGCCATGGAGGCCGAGCGCCTGGTGGAGAAGTACGAGTCCCTGGCCTCTGAACTGCTGCAGTGGATCGAGCAGATGATCGTGACCCTCAATGACCGCCAGCTGGCCAACTCCCTGAGCGGGGTCCAGAACCAGCTGCAGTCCTTCAATTCCTACCGCACTGTGGAGAAGCCGCCCAA gtTCACTGAGAAGGGGAACTTGGAGGTGCTGCTGTTTACCGTCCAGAGCAAGCTGCGGGCCAACAACCAGAAGGTGTACACGCCCCGCGAGGGCCGGCTCATCTCCGACATCAACAAG GCCTGGGAGCGGCTGGAGAAAGCAGAACACGAGCGGGAGCTGGCCCTGCGCACGGAGCTGATCCGCCAGGAGAAGCTGGAGCAGCTGGCCGCCCGCTTCGACCGGAAGGCcgccatgcgggagacctggctcAGCGAGAACCAGCGCCTGGTGTCGCAG GACAACTTTGGGCTGGAGCTGGCGGCGGTCGAGGCCGCGGTGCGGAAGCATGAGGCCATCGAGACGGACATCGTGGCCTACAGCGGCCGGGTGCAGGCGGTGGACGCCGTGGCCGCCGAGCTGGCCGCCGAGCGCTACCACGACATCAAGCGCATCGCCGCCCGGCAGCACAACGTGGCGCGGCTCTGGGACTTCCTGCGGGAGATGGTGGCCGCCCGGCGAGAGCGGCTCCTGCTCAACCTGGAGCTGCAGAAGGTGTTCCAAGACCTGCTCTACCTCATGGACTGGATGGAAGAGATGAAG GGCCGGCTGCAGTCCCAAGACCTGGGCAAGCACCTGGCGGGAGTGGAGGACCTGCTGCAGCTGCACGAGCTGGTGGAGGCGGACATCGCCGTGCAGGCCGAGAGGGTGCGCGCCGTCAGCGCCTCCGCGCTGCGCTTCTGCACCCCGGGGAAGG AGTACAGACCCTGTGACCCGCAGCTGGTGCAGGAGCGAGTGGCGACCCTGGAACAGAGCTACGAGGCGCTGTGCGAGCTGGCGGCCGCCCGGCGGGCCCGCCTGCAGGAGTCGCGGCGCCTCTGGCGGTTCCTCTGGGAGGTGGGCGAGGCCGAGGCCTGGGTGCGGGAGCAGCAGCACCTCCTGGCCTCCGCCGAGACGGGCCGCGACCTGACCGGCGTCCTCCGCCTGCTCAACAAGCACGCGGCCCTGCGGGGCGAGATGAGCGGCCGCCTGGGGCCCCTGAAACTCACCctggagcagggccagcagcTGGTGGCCGAGGGCCACCCCGGAGCCGGTCAGGCTGCAGCCCGCGCGGCCGAGCTCCAGGCCCAGTGGGAGCGGCTGGAGGCCCTGGCTGAGGAGCGCGCCCAGCGGCTCTCGCAGGCCGCCGGCCTCTACCAGTTCCAGGCAGACGCAAACGACATGGAGGCCTGGCTGGTGGATGCTCTGCGCCTGGTGTCCAGCCCCGAGGTGGGGCACGATGAGTTCTCCACCCAAGCCCTGGCCAGGCAGCACCGGGCCCTGGAAGAGGAGATCCGAGGCCACCGGCCCACGCTGGATGCACTGAAGGAGCAGGCGGCGGCCCTGCCTGCCGCGCTGAGCCGCACGCCCGAGGTGCAGGGCAGGGTGCCCGCCCTGGAGCAGCACTACCAGGAGCTGCAGGCCCGGGCAGGCGAGCGCGCGCGCGCCCTGGAAGCAGCCCTGGCGCTCTACACCATGCTCAGCGAGGCCGGGGCCTGCGGGCTCTGGGTGGAGGAGAAGGAGCAGTGGCTCAACGGGCTGGCCCTGCCTGAGCGCCTGGAGGACCTGGAGGTGGTGCAGCAGAG GTTCGAGACCCTGGAGCCGGAGATGAACGCCCTGGCGGCGCGCATCACCGCGGTGAATGACATTGCGGGGCAGCTGCTGGCCGCCAACCCGCCGGGCAAGGACCGCATCGTCAGCACCCAGGAGCAGCTCAACCGCAG GTGGCAGCAGTTTCGGGCCCTGGCAGACGGCAAGAAGGCGGCGCTCACGTCGGCCCTGAGCATCCAAAACTACCACCTGGAGTGCACCGAGACCCGGGCCTGGATGAGAGAAAAGACCAAGGTCATCGAGTCCACCCAGGGGCTGGGCAACGACCTGGCtggggtgctggccctgcagcgGAAGCTGGCGGGCACCGAGCGGGACCTGGAGGCCATCGCTGCCCGCGTCGGAGAACTGACCAGAGAGGCGAACGCCCTGGCCGCCGGCCATCCAGCCCAAGCCTCCGCCATCAACGCCCGCCTCGCAGAGGTGCAGACGGGCTGGGAGGACCTCAGGGCCACCATGCGGCGTCGCGAGGAGTCGCTGGGTGAGGCGCGGCGGCTGCAGGACTTCCTGCGCAGCTTGGATGACTTCCAGGCCTGGCTCGGCCGCACGCAGACCGCCGTGGCCTCCGAAGAAGGGCCGGCCACCCTGCCCGAGGCCGAGGCGCTCCTGGCCCAACACGCAGCGCTGCGGGGAGAGGTGGAGCGGGCCCGGGGCGAGTACAGCCGGCTGCGGACCCTGGGCGAGGAGGTGACCCGAGACCAGGCCGACCCCCAGTGCCTCTTCCTGCGACAGCGGCTGGAAGCCCTAGGAACCGGCTGGGAGGAGCTGGGCCGCATGTGGGAGAGCCGGCAAGgccgcctggcccaggcccacggCTTCCAGGGGTTCCTGCGGGATGCTCGCCAGGCGGAGGGTGTGCTCAGCAGCCAG GAATACGTTTTGTCGCACGCGGAGATGCCGGGCACGCTGCAGGCCGCCGACGCCGCCATCAAAAAGCTGGAAGACTTCATGAGCACCATGGACGCCAGCGGGGAGCGGATCCGCGGGCTCCTGGAGGCCGGGCGCCAGCTGGTGTCCGAGGGCAACATCCATGCGGAGAAGATCCGGGAGAAGGCAGACTCCATCGAGAAGAG ACACAGGAAGAACCAAGAAGCAGCGCAGCAGCTCTTGAGCCGCCTGCGGGACAACCGAGAGCAGCAGCGCTTCCTGCAGGACTGCCACGAg CTGAAGCTCTGGATCGACGAGAAGATGCTGACGGCCCAGGACGTGTCCTACGACGAAGCCCGCAACCTGCACACCAAGTGGCAGAAGCACCAGGCGTTCATGGCCGAGCTGGCCGCCAACAAGGATTGGCTGGACAAGGTGGACAAG GAAGGGCGGGAGCTGACCCTGGAGAAACCGGAGCTGAAGGCCCTGGTGTCGGAGAAGCTGGCCGACCTGCACAGGCGCTGGGACGAGCTGGAGACCACCACCCAGGCCAAGGCCCGCAGCCTCTTTGATGCCAACCGAGCTGAGTTGTTTGCCCAAAGCTGTTCCGCCCTGGAGAGCTGGCTGGAGAGCCTGCAGGCCCAGCTGCACTCGGACGACTACGGCAAGGACCTCACCAGCGTCAACATCCTGCTCAAGAAGCAGCAG ATGCTGGAGCGGGAGATGGCCGTGCGGGAGAAAGAGGTGGAGGCCATCCAGGCCCAGGCCAAAGCGCTCGCCCAGGAAGACCAGGGCGCAGGGGAAGTGGAGAGGACCTCCCGGGCCGTGGAGGAGAAGTTCAAGGCCCTGTGCCAGCCCATGAGGGAACGCTGCCGGCGCCTGCAGGCCTCTCGCGAGCAGCACCAGTTCCACCGCGACGTGGAGGACGAGATC TTGTGGGTGACAGAGCGGCTCCCGATGGCGAGCTCCATGGAACACGGCAAAGACCTGCCCAGCGTCCAGCTCCTTATGAAGAAAAACCAG ACCCTGCAGAAGGAGATCCAGGGCCACGAGCCGCGGATTGCAGACCTGACGGAGCGGCAGCGAGCTCTGGGCACCGCGGCGGCCGGCCCTGAGCTGGCTGAGCTGCAGGAAATGTGGACGCGCCTGAGCCGCGAGCTGGAGCTACGCAGAAAGCGGCTGGAGGAGGCCCTGCGGGCTCAGCAGTTCTACCGGGATGCCGCCGAGGCCGAGGCCTGGATGGGCGAGCAGGAGCTGCACATGatgggccaggagaaagccaaG gatgAGCCGAGCGCCCAAGCGGAGGTCAAGAAGCATCAGGTGCTGGAGCAAGCCCTGGCCGACTACGCCCAGACCATCCACCAGCTGGCAGCCAGCAGCCAAGACATGATCAACCAGGACCACCCCGAGAG CACGCGGCTGTCGATCCGCCAAGCCCAGGTGGACAAGCTGTACGCCAGCCTGAAGGAGCTGGCGGGCGAGCGGCGGCAGCGCCTGCAGGAGCACCTGCGGCTGTGCCAGCTGCGCCGCGAGCTGGACGACCTGGAGCAGTGGATCCAGGAGCGGGAGGTGGTGGCGGCCTCCCACGAGCTGGGCCAGGACTACGAGCACGTGACC ATGCTCCGGGACAAATTCCGTGAGTTCTCCCGCGACACGAGCACCATTGGCCAGGAGCGCGTGGACAGCGCCAACACGCTGGCCAACGGGCTCATTGCCGGGGGCCACGCGGCGCGGGCCACCGTGGCAGAGTGGAAGGACAGCCTGAACGAGGCCTGGGCCGACCTGCTGGAGCTGCTGGACACGCGCGGTCAGGTGCTGGCCGCTGCCTACGAGCTGCAGCGCTTCCTGCACGGGGCTCGCCAGGCCCTGGCGCGGGTGCAGcacaagcagcagcagctgcccgaCGGCACCGGCCGCGACCTCAACGCGGCCGAagccctgcagcgccggcactgcGCCTACGAGCACGACATCCAGGCCCTCAGCGCCCAG GTCCAGCAGGTGCAGGATGACGGGCTCCGGCTGCAGAAAGCCTACGCCGGAGACAAAGCCGAGGAGATCGGCCGGCACATGCAGGCGGTGGCCGAGGCCTGGGCGCAGCTCCAGGGGAGCTCGGCCGCCCGCCGCCAGCTGCTGCTGGACACTACCGACAAGTTCCGCTTCTTCAAGGCCGTGCGGGAGTTGATGCTCTGGATGGATGGGGTTAACCTGCAGATGGACGCCCAGGAGCGGCCCCG ggacGTGTCCTCCGCGGATCTGGTTATCAAGAACCAGCAAGGCATCAAGGCGGAGATAGAGGCCAGAGCCGACCGCTTCTCGTCCTGTATCGACATggggcaggagctgctggccaggagCCACTACGCGGCGGAGGAG ATCTCGGAGAAGCTGTCCCAGCTGCAGGCCCGGCGCCAGGAGACGGCTGACAAGTGGCAGGAGAAGATGGACTGGCTTCAGCTCG TTCTGGAGGTGCTCATGTTTGGGAGAGACGCGGGGATGGCAGaggcctggctgtgcagccaggagcccctggTGCGGAGCGCGGAGCTGGGCTGTACGGTCGACGAGGTCGAGAGCCTCATCAAGCGGCACGAAGCCTTCCAGAAGTCGGCGGTGGCCTGGGAGGAGCGCTTCAGCGCACTGGAGAAGCTCACGGCG CTGGAGGAgcgagagaagaagaggaagcaggaggaggaggaacggCGGAAGCGGCCCCCTGCCGCCGAGCACCCGACAGGTCTGCCCACCGAGAGCCTGGGGGACGGCCAGACGCCTGCCGACGCTGCCTGGGACCG AGCTCAGCCGCAGCCGCCAGCACCCACACAGGCGCCCAGCGTGAACGGGGTCTGCACGGACGCCGAAGCCTCACAG CCCCTGTTggcacagcagagactggagccGGGCAGCTTCCCGGTAGGCCCT GGGGCTGGCGCGGGGGATGAAGTCAAcgggctgcagggagagcagcaggcCCGGCCCCGCGGCCCGGCCGCGCCCACACTGCCCCAGAGCAGGTCGTCGGAGGCCGCGCAGGCGGCCACCCTGCCGGCTCGTGGCCCGGAGCTCTCGGCCCAGGAGCAGATGGAAGGCATGCTATGTCGCAAGCAGGAGATGGAGGCCTTCGGCAAGAAGGCGGCCAACAG GTCCTGGCAGAACGTGTACTGTGTCCTGCGGCGCGGGAGCCTGGGCTTCTACAAGGACGCGAAGGCGGCCGGTGCGGGAGTGCCGTACCACGGGGAAGTGCCCGTCAgcctggccagggcccagggcagcgtgGCCTTTGACTACCGGAAGCGCAAGCATGTCTTCAAGCTGGG CTTACAGGATGGAAAAGAGTATTTATTCCAGGCCAAGGATGAG GCGGAGATGAGCTCGTGGCTGCGCGTGGTGAACGCGGCCATTGCCGCCGCCTCCTCGGCCTCTGGAGAGCCGGAGGAGCCAGCAGCGCCCAGCGGCACTCGAGGCATGACCCGGGCCATGACCATGCCCCCCGTGTCCCCGGCCGGGGCCGAGGGGCCCGTCGTGCTGCGCGGCAAGGATGGCCGAGAACGAGAGCGAGAGAAGCGTTTCAGCTTCTTCAAGAAGAACAAGTAG